The genomic stretch TACCATATCTATATGAGGCCTGTCAACAATATTTCCCGTCCAGGCACAACAAAGTCTCTCCAAGTTCGATACTTCATGCCTGATTGCCTGAAAGATATGGGAGGAAAATGCGTTTGAGATATATAATATTATAGCATGGGTGGCCTATGGCTGGCAATTCCATGTATGCGGCTCCGCGAGACAGTCTTGGATTTGCCCAGCACTTGTCACAGGCATGTTTCTTTACACAATGCTGTAGCGGGGCTATAATAAGCGCCATTTACTAAAAAGGGCCCTATTTGGACGAGTATATTGACGACAGGCATGGCTACCATCGAAACCGGTAAACTCACCAGTAATATGGCAATGTACGCCGCGACCTAAGCGTATAATCCTTAGACATATGTTTAGAACGATAGGAAAAGAACTGAGCGGCCTTACCCCGACACGGGACACGCTGGTCTCCATCGGAGTCTTCGACGGCTTGCATCTCGGACATCAGACACTCATAAAAGAACTGGTGGACCAGGCCAGGGTAAAAAAAATGCTCAGCGCCGTCATCACCTTCAGACAGCACCCCATGGCGCTGCTCGCGCCCGGCGAGACCGTGCCGTCGCTCACCAGCCTGACCGAGCGCATCCGATTGATAAAGGAGATGGGCGTCGATATCGTCATCACCCTTACTTTTTCCCACGAGCTGGCGGAGCTGGGGGCGCAGCCCTTCGTGCTGTTGCTGCAACAGTACCTCAAGATGCAGGGCATGATACTGGGCTGGGACTTCGCCCTGGGACGCCACCGCGAGGGCTCGCTGGAAGCCCTGCACGAGATGGGTAAAAAGCTGGGGTTCAGCACCGAGGTGGTCGGTCCGGTCAAATACATGGGCGAGATTATCTCCAGCACAGCTATACGCCAGGCTTTATCGGACGGAGACATGGCCAAGGCCAACGCCATGCTGAGGCGTCCCTTCAGCCTGGAGGGCAGCGTCATCGCCGGCGAGGGGCGCGGAACGGAGCTGGGCTTCCCCACCGCCAATCTCGACCTCGACCCGCATCAGGCGCTGCCATTAGACGGAGTTTATGCCGCCGTGGCTCATTTCGATGGCAAGGCACATCCCGCCGCCACCTTCATCGGCCACCGCCCCACCTTTAGCGGCGTGGAGCGCATCGTGGAGGCGCACGTGCTGGACTTCACCGGCGACCTATACCGCAAGAGCCTCAAAATTGATATAATAGAGCGACTGCGCGGCGAGCAGAAGTTCCCTGACGCCGAAGCGCTCAAGACGCAGATGGAAAAAGACGTCTTGACGATAAGAAAGAAGCTGGCGCATAGCTGAGTATTGATAAGTGCATGTCATCGGGTAAGTGAGCTTTTGCTCACTTTACCCGATACTACACCGTCATTGCGAGGAGTCCCGCCGTGAGCGGGACGACGAAGCAATCTCTACAGAATAGTCTTACGGGGATAGGAGAGACTGGACGCAATCCAGAAGTAACATGGAAAAGAACATCGATTTCAACCGCCTGCTCAAGCGCGGCGTGGCCGAGATAATCGTCGAGGAGGAGCTGGTATCTCGCCTCAAAAAGGGCGACCGGCTGCGCCTCAAGGAAGGCTTCGACCCCTCCTCCCCCGATATCCACCTGGGGCACATGGTGGGCCTGCGCAAGCTGCGCCAGTTCCAGGAGATGGGGCACCAGGTCGTGCTTATCGTGGGCGACTGGACGGCGCAAATCGGCGACCCCAGCGGCGTGAGCGTCACCCGCCCCATGCTCACCTACGAGCAGGTGAAGGCCAACGCCGAGACCTACATGCAGCAGTTCTTCAAGATAGTTGACCGCAGCCGCACCGAGGTAAGATGGCAAAGCGAGTGGTTCGGCAAGTTCAGCCTGGCGGACGTGCTGAAACTCACCAGCCGCTTCACCATCGCCCAGTTCCTGGCGCGCGAGGACTTCAACAAGCGCTTCACGGCAGGCAAGCCCATAACGCTCACCGAGTTCATGTATCCCCTTTTGCAGGCCTACGACTCAGTCAAGATAGAGTCCGACATGGAGTTCGGCGGAACCGACCAGAAGTTCAACCTGCTGGTGGGGCGCGAGCTGCAGGGCATGGTGGGACAGCGCCCGCAGCAGGTGTTCCTGACGCCGCTGCTGGTCGGCACCGACGGCACGCACAAGATGAGCAAGAGCCTGGGCAACTATATTGGCGTGGCCGAACCCCCGGAGCAGATATTCGGCAAGGTTATGTCAATCCCCGACCAGTTAATCATGGACTATTTTACGTTAGTGACCGATGTTTCTGACACCGAGCTTGTAGAGTTCCGCAAAGAGATAGAATGCGGCGCCAACCCCATGCAGCTTAAAAAGCGCCTGGCGAGAGAGATTATCACGCAGCTTTACGACAACGCCGCCGCGAATACCGCGGAAGATGCCTTCGTGCGCGTGGTGCAGAACAAGGAAGCCCCGGACGAGATAGCCGAGTTCCGCATCGCCGGGGGCGTCGTGTCCATCCCGCAGGTTATGGTGGACGCGGGGCTGGCCAAGAGCAAGAGCGAGGCGTCGCGCCTCATCGCGCAGGGCGGGGTGGAGCTGGACGGGGTGAAGGTGGAAGCGCCCAGCTGCGAGGTAAAGAGCGGGGCGGTCCTCAAGGTGGGCAAGCGCCGCTTCGTGAGGCTGGTGACAGGCTAAATCCATGCTGGAAGCCGCAACAGGCGGCTGAAGCATCTGGCGGGGTAGGGAAATCCCCCTCCACCGGATTCTTCAGTCATCCTTCATTGCCTCCAGAATGGCCGTCAAGCGACCAGCCCGTCATATAAATCCAGCCATTGCGGGTTTTGTCCGCTAATGAGGTCAATTTTCTTTTGTCTGAGGAATCCTTTGATCTGTTTCTCTCGCGTTAGTGCCGATTCGCGGCTCTCGCAAACCTCATAGTACACAAGAATATTAACGTTGTATTTGCTCGTGAATCCATCAGCCAATTTATTCTTATGTTGGTAAATCCTTCCCGCCAAGTCACCAGTAAACCCCGTATACAGCAACGTTCTGCTCTTATTGCTCACGATATAAACGTAATATTGATCGTCTTTGGTAATCATCCAGTTATCGAATATGAATTAAATTAAGATAAAGTGCCTTCCTCGTGGCCTATTATACTCCCATTCACGCATGAGGCGAGGATTCCCCACTCCTCCAGATTCTTCGGCCATCCACCATGGCCTCCAGAATGGACACCCTTGAATTCCATGCTGGAAGCCGCAACGGGCGGCTGAAGCATCTGGTGGGGCGGTATTGTTTCCCCTCTCCCTTTCGCAAAAGGGAGACCTCGGCAGAATTGCCGAGGAGAGGGATTTTCCCACAGGGCACGGCGCGCCGTGCCCCTACCTTTTCTCACATCACGGTGTCATTGCGAGCGAGGAACGAGCGTGGCAATCCCGTTCCCAAACATCTCTCCCTTGAGGGGAGTTGCTTTGCCATTGCTGGCGCTTTTCCTTTGCCAGAAAACGCCGTCCCTACTTGCTCCGGTAAACATCCTTGCGGCTGGCAATCTTCACTATCCAGACAGTGAGCGCATAGTCCTGAATCGAATATACAATGCGAAACGCGCCCTGGCGTATGCGGTAACGCTCCTGCCCGGTCAACTTTTCGCAGCCGCGCGGGCGCGCATCCAGTGCCAGTGATTTAATGCGCTGCAGGATACGCCTGGCGTCCTTTTGGGGTATAGCGCGAAAATCTTTTTCTACCGAAGCCTTGAAAAAGATTTTATATGCGGCCATCTTGCTTGAGCCTTTTGACCATGTCCTCGTAGCTCAATAGCGGCTCAGCCGCGCGTTCTTCAAAGGCGGCGATGTCTTCGGCGTCTTCGGCCAGCGCTACTTTCACCGCCTCGTTGATGATGTCGGAAACGGACCTCGACACCTCCACCGACTTCAAACGCAGGGCTTTATGCAAATCGGGGTCAAGATAGATGGTGGTTCTTTTAGTTACACCAGGCATAGATTGCCTCCCGCTTTATTTATACAAACATTATAACATCACAACATACTGATGTCTACACCAATCATCTCGCCCTTGAGGGGAGAGATAAGAGTGAGGGTGAAAGTCTGGGTCTACCCCTCACACATTCGCTTCGCTCAGTGCAGGCTCTTAATCCTCTCCCCCAAGGGGAGAGGAGATAATTGATTCGTTTTGCGCAAAGATATTTTTTTGATGAAACAATCCACTTTCCCCGTGCCTGGTCTCTGCGTAATAATTGTTTTTAATTCCGTTTTGTGTCGGGCAGGATAACCTGTTCTATTTGAGCCAAAATGCCCCGAAATTCCTCATTTTTGCACCATTTTCGGCTGATTTATCACCATTCGTTCCGCGCCCGTTTTACTTATAGTCTTTGGCCATAACGGGAAATGATAGCACAGCGGTTTGGGGTAGTCGAGGGGTGTTTGTCGTGTTTTCACCATTAAAGGCACTCTGCGGTGAGGCCGTTCGGCATTAATACTCTTCCCGTCGATTCGTATTTGGGTATCAACAAAAAATGGATTCTTGACAATTGTTCGTAGCTGGCATACATTTTCTGAAATAAGATAATTCGCATATAGGTGATTTCATCAACTAGGTCTAGCAAAACAGCCCTAATGGAGGTGACGCTTGGATTCCAGATTGATTGAATACCTTAACTCAGGAAAAGCTTGGCTTCTAGTCGGTTCTGGGCCTTCTATAGACATGGGATACCCAACTTGGAAAGAACTCGCATCTACAGCAATAGAAGAGTTGACCCTCCTTGGTAACAACCCCAACCTTACTGCTGCCAAGTCTTGCTTCGCCAAATTTGATTACCCCGGCGTATTTGAAGCTACTAAAGCTGGCTTGGGCAGCCAACGATTGCTAGAATTGTTGAGAAATAAACTAAAACCCATAAGACAGAGCAAGATTTATGAAATTATGGCGAGATGGCCAATACCTGTTTACATGACTACCAATTATGACAATGAACTGCAAAACCATCTATCGCATCTTGGCGAACCATACCTAACTTATTCGAATTCGCGCGACCATATGAACCAACTAGCTTCTGATTCTTCCGGTTTTATCGTTAAATTACACGGTGACCTAACATCAGAAGATGGCCTCATTCTTACTACTGGACAATATAAATCAATCACGCATGGAAGCCAGTGGGATTATTGGCGTTCTAAAATGGCAGCTATCTTCACAATGCATCGAGTGATTGTAATTGGGCATTCACTTTCAGACAAGAATATTGTGCATGTGCTTGAGACTGCAAAGAAAGGGTCAGGTTTCGAGCATCCTGCTATATGGATAACGCCCGACCCGCCTTCATACCAGGAGAGAACTAAATTCGAAGCTGATTATCGTGTTAGCATCATTGGATATCCTGGGGGTGAGAATGGGCACACGAATCTTCTGAGGATTCTTGAGAGTATCAGCGATTGTGTTCCACCACGGACAATAGTGCGTCTCCAGCAACAGATCCCTGTAGTGACATCTCATGAATCCGCAGCCGGTTTTTTCGTTTTCAACGAACTGGTAGGGCAGCAAGACTACGAAAACAAAAGAAGAGACATCATAGTAAGTGCAATCGAAGCCAAATTACCTGCCCTCAAGGGAATCGAGGGATTCACCATTCATCGAGCCATACAAGAGGCCGGTTGGCCCCCGGATGTAACCGTTGAATCCCACTTCCTGTCCCAAGTCGAACAACGTTCGGTTGAGCGTGGCATATTATCAAGACGCCCTGATGGCAGCTTGGCCGTGCCTGAGAAAGCACTCCAGCAATCCCAATCCAAGCGCGAGGTTTTCGAACACGCCCGAGCCTTGTTTAGACAGTCCCTTGAACTTAGAATACGCCGCGACTTTACAGATTTGAATGACGCACAATTAAAATCGTTAGTTTCTGACATTGATACTTCATTAACTACGTACTTTGAAAAAGGGGGCTTGACATTCGCGAGCCTATTATTTTCAAAAAATGTAACCAAATTCGTCCCTCAGTCAATCTTGCATTTCATTTTAGTTGCAAGCACTAAATATGACAATCTGGTTATGCGCTTGGCTTTTTTCAAAGCTTCACTCGACTCTTTTGTCCGCGCCGAAGCTGCCCAGCGAGACTATCTGGGGCGAATCGCTCAAGGGTACTTCGGGTTCCATGCGTTAGGTGTATTTGGGGATTTGGCTGTTGAGAGAATTAAAATAGCCAAAGAAACATTATGGTTGATCGACTCAGACACACAAATCCATACGCTTGCTTTGGGCTCTTTGACAAACCAGTCCTATCGCGAGTCATTGAAGAAGCTTAACAGCATGGATGTCCGACTATTCACAATTGATAGCCTTCTCGATGAAACTAGAGAGCATTTGTATTTTGCCGATAAAAGGATCGAAGAAAATGGCGCTAGCTCACCCGTTATTATTGCTGCAGCTAGAGGAGACGCCCCCTTCGAAAAATCAAATGCATTCTTAGAAGGTTTCATCCGATGGCAAGCTGCTGGAAATCCATGCAGTTGGCAAAGTTATCTGTATCAAGCTCTAGGTATGCCTGGCGACATAGGTAAGGAAGTAATCGCCCAAGCTTTAATGAAACATGGGATTGAAGTTGTTGAGCCGAGTGCTTGGCCTGGCTTTGATGATTCACACTATTCAGCAATCGATAGTTATAGTAAGAAGATTGTAGAGTTGCGGCAGGGTACACAACACATACTACCTGGAGTTTCCGGACAGGCACAACAGAATGACCCGCTTGAGAAGGCTAAGCCGGAGGCAGAGGCCTATAATATTGTGTTGAGGGAACGGAGTGGGGAATATCACATGCTATCTCAAGCTGCCTCACAGTCGTGGTTCATTAGCAATACTTCAATCCTCAATCTCATTGGAGGAAAGCCAATCACATGGCAACCGGACGCGTTCTTGAGCTTTATATCAACTTTAGGCACTATCACTCGTGCAGATTTAGTCGAGGAGGCTTTTGAACGAATTATCTATGGACTCGCCGAGTCAGGCTTAAGTCTTTTAGATGAAGAAACTGTTTCGCGCGTTTTTGGTGGAATAATTGATCAAGCCAAGCTCAGCATTGAAGAACTCAGAGATCAATACGATTCGACTATTGGGAACAAATACGGTGAACCGTTAGACGCAATTCTCTCACGTATGAGACCCAGTCAATTGCCATTAGCAGCGGCACAGCTTTCTTCTGAAATTGCCCATGTCGAAGCAGAAAAACGACGGCAAGCAGAAACTATTGCAAAGGAAGCAACTGCACGGGCTGAACAAAGCGAAAGGGAACTTGCCAAGTTACAAAAATTCAAGGCAAAAATGTTAAAAAAACAGAACTCGCGAAAGAAGAAAAAAAAGAAATGATGTTGGGCTTAATAAACCTTCATTATTATGACTTTATACCAACTCGGGGCAAAAAGAATTAATAATGATATTTGGGGGACTCCGATCACCTGAACCCCATTCAGGTGCGCTAGAAAGCTGTTCTAAAACCGAACTCTCACCCTCACCTTAACCCTCTCCCCTCAACGGAGTTGGTTGATATAGAACGACAGGCAGAGGGCAGGTTCGAAACCTGCCCTAAACCCCTCGTTTCAGTAACCCCAGGACATGTAAGAGCAAGCACAACCTGAGATTACCGCCTTCGTTTCGTTTCCACCAACGCGGCCTTTTCGGGGTCGGAGCATTTTTATGGGTTGTTTATTGGGCGCTTTTTGAGCTATAATCTTTATCCACAAATAAATCATAGCTTTTGAAGGAGCCTACATGACCAACCTTAGAATCCCCGGCCCCACTCCCTGCCCGCCCGAGGTGCTGGAAGCCATGAGCCGCCAGATGATCAACCACCGCGGCGGCGAGTTCCAGAAGATGCTGCTGGAAGTCACCGACAAGCTAAAAAAACTCTTCATAACCAAAAATGACGTTTACCTGCTGACCGGCTCCGGTACCGGCGGCCTGGAAGCGGCCGTGGTGAACTCCTTCTCGCCGGGCGACAAGGTGCTGGCCGTGTCCATCGGCGTTTTCGGCGACCGCCTGGCCAACATCGCCAAGACCTACGGCGCTGATGTAACGGTTCTCAAATACGAGTGGGGCAAGGCCGCCGACCCGGCCGCCATAAAGGCCGCGCTCGAGCGGGACCCCGCCATCAAGGCGGTCATGGTCACTCATAACGAGACCTCGACCGGCGTCACCAACCCCCTCAAGGAAATCGCCAGCACAGTCAAGCCCTTCGACAAGCTGTTCATAGTGGACGCCATCTCCAGCATCGGCTCAATCGAGCTGCCGGTGGACGAGTGGGGCGTGGACGTGATGGTCACCGGCTCGCAGAAGAGCTGGATGGTGCCCCCCGGCATGGCCATGGTGGCTATATCCGAGAAGGCCTGGAAGGCCAATGCCGCTGCCAAAATACCGCGCTTCTACTGGGACTTCGGCAAGGCCAAGAAATATTTTGAAAAGGGCGGCCAGACACCCTGGACCCCGGCCGTCTCCATCGTTTTCGCGTTGAACGTGGCCCTCGACATGATGCTCAAAGAGGGGCTGTCAAATATCATCGCCCGCCACCAGAAAATCGGCAAGATGACCCGCGAGGGAGTCAAGGCGCTGGGCTTAAAACTTTTCGCCGACGAGGCGCACGCCTCCAACACCGTCACCTCCATACTGGGCACCGAGGGGCTGGATGCCAAGACGCTCAACAAAATTATGCGCGAGGAGTACGATATTATCCTCTCCGGCGGCCAGATGGAGCTGGAGGGTAAAATCTTCCGCATCGGCCACCTGGGCTGGGTTAACGAGAAGGACATTAAAGCCGTGCTGGACGCGCTCAAGGTGGCGCTGCCCAAGGCCGGCTTTCGGAGCAAGTAGATGAAAATGAACGTGCTGGTGGCCGACCCCCTGGCTCAGGAGGGCATCGACATACTCAAGCAGTATGCCAACGTGGACGTCAAGACCAAGCTCAAGCCCGAAGAGATAAAAGCCATCATAGGGAACTATGAGGCTCTTATCGTGCGCAGCCAGACGCGCGTCACCGCCGACATAATAGAGGCCGGCACCAAGCTCATCGTCATCGGCCGCGCCGGGGTGGGCGTGGACAATATAGACACCCAGGCCGCCACCAAGCGCGGCATCATCGTGGTCAATGCCCCCACCGGCAACACCATCTCCGCCGCCGAGCACGCCGTGGCCCTTATGCTGTCTCTGGCGCGCAACATACCGCAGGCCAATACTTCGCTCAAGAACTGCGAGTGGAAACGCAACGAGTTCATGGGCACCGAGGTGCGCGGCAAGACGCTGGGCATTGTCGGCCTGGGCAATGTAGGCAGCGAGGTAGCGCGCCGCGCGCAGGGACTGGAGATGAAACTCATCGGCTACGACCCCTTCGTCACCGCCGAGCGCGCCAAAAAGATGAGCGTGGATATGAAAACGCTAGACGAGATATGGAAAGAGGCCGATTTCATCACCCTGCACGTGCCGCTCATCGAGTCCACCAGAAACCTGATAGGCGCAAAGCAGCTTGCCATGATGAAGCCGACAGCCCGCATTATCAACGCCGCCCGGGGAGGCCTTATCGACGAGGAGGCGCTGGTGGCGGCCATCAACGCTGGCAAGCTGGGCGGGGCGGCCGTCGACGTATTTGTCGAGGAGCCCTGCACCAAGAGCATACTGTTCGGCTGCAGCAAGATAATCGTCACGCCGCATCTGGGCGCCTCCACCAACGAGGCGCAGACGCTGGCCGCCACCGAGGTGGTGCAGCAAATCATCGATGTTTTCAACGGCCAACCAGCCAAGTACGCCGTCAACGCGCCGTTAGTATCGGCGGAGGTCCTGCCGGTGCTGGTGCCCTACATGCGGCTGGCGAACTCAGTGGGCAACCTGATGAGCTACCTGGGCGAAGGCCAGATAAAGAGCATCCACATCAAATACCAGGGAGAGGTGGCGGCCTACGACAGTAACGCCCTCAAAGCTGTGTTGCTGGGCTCTTTGCTGGGACGCCTCACCGCAGAACGTATCAACATGGTCAACGCCACCATGGAAGCCACCAAGCGCGGCATCAGGGTGTCCGAGGAAAAACAGGCCACCTGCGACAACTACGCCAACCTGATAACCCTGGAAGCCGTCACCAGCGAGGGCACCGCTACTGTGTCGGGCTCGGTGATGCGGGACGAAAGCCACATCGTGCAGGTTAACCAGTTCTGGATAGATATAGTGCCCACCGGCGGCTACTTCTTGTTCTGCGACCACCGCGACCGCCCGGGGCTCATAGGGGCCGTGGGCAATATCACCGGCTCGGCCGACATCAACATCAGCTACATGCACCTGTCGCGCCTCAAGCCCAGAGGCGAGGCTCTCATGATACTGGCGCTGGACGAACCCCTGCCGGAAGCGGCGCGCAAGGAGATACTGGCGCTCAAGGACGTGTACACCGCCAAGGTGGTTAAAATATAAATTCTAAGCACCAAATACTAAATAAGCACCAATGCTCAAAATTCAAATTTCAAAACATTTGGATTTGTTTAGTATTTAGATATTAGTATTTAGTATTTTTGAGAGGGGCTGGGAAGCCCCTCTCCGACTTAGGATAGCGGAGCATATGAAAATCGGGGTGCTGGCACTGCAGGGAGCTTTTATCGAACATATCCACATCCTGCGCAGGCTGGGTGTGGAGGCCGTCGAGGTGCGCACGGCGAAAGAGCTGCACGGCGTGGACGGGTTGATTATACCGGGAGGAGAGAGCACCACCATGCTCAAGCTGGCGCGCCACTACCACCTGGTGAAGCCTCTGCAGCAGATGGCTAAAGAGGGCAAGCCCGTCATGGGAACCTGCGCCGGTATGATACTGATGGCAAACAAAATTACTGAGAGCGACATGCAGACGCTCTGCCTCATGGATATAGAGGCGCGGCGCAACGCCTTCGGACGGCAGGTGGACAGCTTCGAGACCGACCTGGCGGTGCCCACACTCGGCGGGGAGAAGTTTCACGCGGTTTTCATCCGCGCGCCCTATATCGAGCACGTAGGTAACGGCGTGGAGGCGCTGGCACGGCTGGACGACGGCACGGTGGTGACTGTTAGGCAGAAAAACCTGCTGGCGCTGGCTTTCCACCCGGAGCTCGGCCACGACACACGCCTGCACGAATATTTCGTGAACATGGTAAAAGAGGCTAAGAAATCATGAGCAGGGCTACAGAAGCGGCAGCACTTTTAACCGACTCCGAGCTTAACTGCGCCCAGAAGGTGCTGAGCGTCTTCTGCGAAGAACTGGGGCTCGACAAGGCCGACGACCTCAAGGTCGCCCTGGCCTTTGGCGCGGGCATGGGGCGTACCGGAGGCAGGTGCGGGGCGGTGACGGGGGCCTGCATGGTGCTCGGCTTGAAGCCATACCCCGAACTCAAGACTCCTACAGAGAGAAAAGAGAAAGTTTATGCTCTGGTCAAGGAGTTCAACAACAGGTTCATGGCGCTCAACAAATCGCTCAATTGCACTGACCTGCTGGGTTATGACATGAGTAAAGCGGAGGGTCTGGCCGCCGCCCGCTCTAACAAGGCAATCTCCAGAGTGTGCCCGAAACTCGTGGCTGACGCTGTAACCATACTGGAAGAAATGCCCTAGTCCAGATTCTCTTTTTCCGGTGTTCAAAGGCCTTGGGGCAGATTGGAGAGCAATGCGAGGTTTCTCTTGCCCGGCCTCAAACCAGCCGGTTGACCACCAGCCCGCTCGGCAGCTTGGGATAAAAGTAGGTTGACTTGCGCGGCATACGGTCTGAGGCATCCGAAATAGCCTTGATGGTCTCCGGGCGCACCGGCTTGATGACGAAGGCCAGCTGGAACTCGCCGGACTGCACCTTCTTGACGGAGTCCTCGCGGTCGTAGTTGAAGGCGATACCGGAATCTCCCTCCGGCTTTATCCCCAGCATCTCTTCGAGAATGATATGGTCCACCAGGCTGACGTCCAGTTTCTTGTAGATATCGGTGTGGAAGCTGGGCATGAAGCGTCCGGCGGCCTCTAAATCGCGCAGCGTGAGCAGCAGGAAGCTGTCGCCGTCCAGCCCGAATAAAACGAGGCGCTGTTTATCCTCTGCCGACTGCCACTCGTCCAGTTTGCGCCATGTTTCGACGCCCCTGAACGGCAGTTTTTCTACCTCGAAAAAGGCCGGCAGCTCGGATTTGAGTTCCTCCAGTCTGGACTGGCTCAGGCCGCGCAGCAAGCGGTGCGGCGGTAGAATGAGCAGGCCGGGGTCGTCGAAGTCAACCAGAGTCATCATAACGAAATTGAAGGCGGCGTCAGGTGGGGCGTCCGGGTGGAGTGCCACCTGTTCGCGCTGATAGACCAGGGCGCTCTCGTAGCGGTGGTGGCCGTCGGCGATATATATCGGCTCATCGGCGAGAGCGGAGATTATCTGATTCAGGTCGTCGGGTCTGGTTACAGCCCAGAGGTCGTGTCGTTCACCTTCGAGCTTGCGCACGTGCGCCAGAGGCCTATCGGCAGTGGCGCGGGCCAGCACCTGGCGGATAGTCTTATCCCTGTCCTCGTACATGGAAAGGATAGGGCTGGTATTGGCCTTGAGGGCGCGGATAAGATTGATGCGGTCTGCCTTCGGCCCTGAGAGAGTGCCCTCGTGCGGGCGCACTATCATGCGGTGCCACTCCTCCAGCCTGATGCGCGCGACGATGCCACGGCGTTTCCACTCTTTGCTCTTGTGCGTGAAGTAATGGTCGTGGACATAGATGGCGGGCGGGTTATCGACGGTCAAAACTCCATTTTTCAGCCACTGCTCCAGAAAGCACGCCGCCCGTGTGTAACGGTTATCGGAGGGCGAGTCCTGAGGCGTTTCCTGTCCGTATTCGACGCGCACGAAATTGTACGGGCTGCGCTGGTAAAGCTCACCCTGCTGCTGCGGC from Dehalococcoidia bacterium encodes the following:
- a CDS encoding bifunctional riboflavin kinase/FAD synthetase, with translation MFRTIGKELSGLTPTRDTLVSIGVFDGLHLGHQTLIKELVDQARVKKMLSAVITFRQHPMALLAPGETVPSLTSLTERIRLIKEMGVDIVITLTFSHELAELGAQPFVLLLQQYLKMQGMILGWDFALGRHREGSLEALHEMGKKLGFSTEVVGPVKYMGEIISSTAIRQALSDGDMAKANAMLRRPFSLEGSVIAGEGRGTELGFPTANLDLDPHQALPLDGVYAAVAHFDGKAHPAATFIGHRPTFSGVERIVEAHVLDFTGDLYRKSLKIDIIERLRGEQKFPDAEALKTQMEKDVLTIRKKLAHS
- a CDS encoding tyrosine--tRNA ligase, yielding MEKNIDFNRLLKRGVAEIIVEEELVSRLKKGDRLRLKEGFDPSSPDIHLGHMVGLRKLRQFQEMGHQVVLIVGDWTAQIGDPSGVSVTRPMLTYEQVKANAETYMQQFFKIVDRSRTEVRWQSEWFGKFSLADVLKLTSRFTIAQFLAREDFNKRFTAGKPITLTEFMYPLLQAYDSVKIESDMEFGGTDQKFNLLVGRELQGMVGQRPQQVFLTPLLVGTDGTHKMSKSLGNYIGVAEPPEQIFGKVMSIPDQLIMDYFTLVTDVSDTELVEFRKEIECGANPMQLKKRLAREIITQLYDNAAANTAEDAFVRVVQNKEAPDEIAEFRIAGGVVSIPQVMVDAGLAKSKSEASRLIAQGGVELDGVKVEAPSCEVKSGAVLKVGKRRFVRLVTG
- a CDS encoding GIY-YIG nuclease family protein; the protein is MITKDDQYYVYIVSNKSRTLLYTGFTGDLAGRIYQHKNKLADGFTSKYNVNILVYYEVCESRESALTREKQIKGFLRQKKIDLISGQNPQWLDLYDGLVA
- a CDS encoding type II toxin-antitoxin system RelE/ParE family toxin, which translates into the protein MAAYKIFFKASVEKDFRAIPQKDARRILQRIKSLALDARPRGCEKLTGQERYRIRQGAFRIVYSIQDYALTVWIVKIASRKDVYRSK
- a CDS encoding CopG family transcriptional regulator, producing the protein MPGVTKRTTIYLDPDLHKALRLKSVEVSRSVSDIINEAVKVALAEDAEDIAAFEERAAEPLLSYEDMVKRLKQDGRI
- a CDS encoding alanine--glyoxylate aminotransferase family protein, which translates into the protein MTNLRIPGPTPCPPEVLEAMSRQMINHRGGEFQKMLLEVTDKLKKLFITKNDVYLLTGSGTGGLEAAVVNSFSPGDKVLAVSIGVFGDRLANIAKTYGADVTVLKYEWGKAADPAAIKAALERDPAIKAVMVTHNETSTGVTNPLKEIASTVKPFDKLFIVDAISSIGSIELPVDEWGVDVMVTGSQKSWMVPPGMAMVAISEKAWKANAAAKIPRFYWDFGKAKKYFEKGGQTPWTPAVSIVFALNVALDMMLKEGLSNIIARHQKIGKMTREGVKALGLKLFADEAHASNTVTSILGTEGLDAKTLNKIMREEYDIILSGGQMELEGKIFRIGHLGWVNEKDIKAVLDALKVALPKAGFRSK
- a CDS encoding phosphoglycerate dehydrogenase, translated to MKMNVLVADPLAQEGIDILKQYANVDVKTKLKPEEIKAIIGNYEALIVRSQTRVTADIIEAGTKLIVIGRAGVGVDNIDTQAATKRGIIVVNAPTGNTISAAEHAVALMLSLARNIPQANTSLKNCEWKRNEFMGTEVRGKTLGIVGLGNVGSEVARRAQGLEMKLIGYDPFVTAERAKKMSVDMKTLDEIWKEADFITLHVPLIESTRNLIGAKQLAMMKPTARIINAARGGLIDEEALVAAINAGKLGGAAVDVFVEEPCTKSILFGCSKIIVTPHLGASTNEAQTLAATEVVQQIIDVFNGQPAKYAVNAPLVSAEVLPVLVPYMRLANSVGNLMSYLGEGQIKSIHIKYQGEVAAYDSNALKAVLLGSLLGRLTAERINMVNATMEATKRGIRVSEEKQATCDNYANLITLEAVTSEGTATVSGSVMRDESHIVQVNQFWIDIVPTGGYFLFCDHRDRPGLIGAVGNITGSADINISYMHLSRLKPRGEALMILALDEPLPEAARKEILALKDVYTAKVVKI
- the pdxT gene encoding pyridoxal 5'-phosphate synthase glutaminase subunit PdxT, with product MKIGVLALQGAFIEHIHILRRLGVEAVEVRTAKELHGVDGLIIPGGESTTMLKLARHYHLVKPLQQMAKEGKPVMGTCAGMILMANKITESDMQTLCLMDIEARRNAFGRQVDSFETDLAVPTLGGEKFHAVFIRAPYIEHVGNGVEALARLDDGTVVTVRQKNLLALAFHPELGHDTRLHEYFVNMVKEAKKS
- a CDS encoding C_GCAxxG_C_C family protein, producing MSRATEAAALLTDSELNCAQKVLSVFCEELGLDKADDLKVALAFGAGMGRTGGRCGAVTGACMVLGLKPYPELKTPTERKEKVYALVKEFNNRFMALNKSLNCTDLLGYDMSKAEGLAAARSNKAISRVCPKLVADAVTILEEMP